The genome window GCTGCATTCCTGAGCGGGAGAGGTTACGCCGTGGTCGGAGAGATCGATCTCGACCCCGGCGATCCTGAAATCTTTTATCGGCAAAGCCGTCACGTCGGCTAAGCCCGGCATCGATCGCAACGTGCAGAAGAAGGAACCATTTGCACTGCTCGGAGTGCTGACGGACCGAACTGCTGCTCCCCCGACAACCGCGTACCGGCTTCCGGCGACGAGCTTTTTGGGGTCAAAAAGAGAGGAAGAAGCACGCTTGCTCGCCTATGTGACCAGCAGTCGTTCATCGGCTAGGTTACGCTCGCTTTTCGATTGGAGTTTATTGTGAGAAGATCGCTATTTTTCGTTCTAGCACTCGCTTTGACGGCAGCCGGCTCGACTGGCTTGGCCGCGCGGGCTTCGTCGAACGACTCCGCCGCGATCGCAGCGCTGTACAAGCAGTTCGGCGTTGCGTTCGAACACAAAGATCTCGCCGGGATTATGTCGGTTTACGTGCCGGGCGACAGCCTCTTCGTTTATGATGTCGGGCCGCCTCGCGAACACCGCGGCTGGAACGACTATCGTGAGGATTGGAAGCAGCTCTTCGCGGGGTTCAAGGACAATCCGACCTTCGAGATCATCGATTTCGGAATGACGATCGACGGCGATGTCGCTTTCACGCATGGAGCGCAACGCATAACCGTCAATACGGGCAGAGCCCGCACGACGGTCGTCGTGCGCGTTACCGACGTCTTGCGCAAGATCAACGGCAAATGGCTGATCGTCCAAGAGCACGTCTCGATCCCG of Candidatus Tumulicola sp. contains these proteins:
- a CDS encoding nuclear transport factor 2 family protein — encoded protein: MRRSLFFVLALALTAAGSTGLAARASSNDSAAIAALYKQFGVAFEHKDLAGIMSVYVPGDSLFVYDVGPPREHRGWNDYREDWKQLFAGFKDNPTFEIIDFGMTIDGDVAFTHGAQRITVNTGRARTTVVVRVTDVLRKINGKWLIVQEHVSIPVDLDTMKPDPLSKP